In Elaeis guineensis isolate ETL-2024a chromosome 1, EG11, whole genome shotgun sequence, a genomic segment contains:
- the LOC140851435 gene encoding protein SUPPRESSOR OF NPR1-1 CONSTITUTIVE 4-like: MRGRSSGWEVSFLVAFFLAVQHLGLVTAQGTNSSRWQTLSGNAPAIIAKGGFSGLFPDSSAYAFQFALAISSSDTILWCDVQLTMDKVGICVPDIKLNNCTNIASVYPSREKVYDVNGVRTPGWFSVDYTLSELTQSVASIPWCVCFAVPCWSHAQPCSGSVLASLNLHCWFLPPGIGMDEHMHTGVCSSCIMHISCRLGLTWHNWGEVWSQ; this comes from the exons ATGAGGGGGAGGAGCTCAGGCTGGGAGGTCTCCTTCCTAGTGGCATTCTTCCTGGCAGTACAGCACCTGGGTCTGGTCACCGCCCAGGGGACCAATTCCTCACGTTGGCAAACCTTAAGCG GTAATGCCCCTGCAATCATAGCTAAGGGAGGCTTTTCAGGGCTTTTTCCTGATTCCAGTGCATATGCCTTCCAGTTTGCACTTGCTATTAGCTCAAGTGATACAATTCTTTGGTGTGATGTGCAATTAACAATGGATAAAGTTGGGATTTGTGTACCGGATATAAAATTAAACAACTGCACTAACATTGCAAGTGTTTATCCTAGCCGAGAGAAGGTTTATGATGTTAATGGCGTGCGTACACCAGGCTGGTTCTCTGTGGACTATACATTGAGCGAGCTAACACAGTCTGTTGCAT CTATTCCATGGTGTGTGTGCTTTGCCGTTCCATGCTGGTCACATGCCCAACCTTGTTCTGGGTCAGTGTTAGCAAGTCTCAATCTGCATTGCTGGTTCTTGCCACCTGGAATTGGCATGGATGAACATATGCATACAGGGGTATGTTCCTCTTGTATCATGCATATATCTTGCAGGCTCGGATTGACATGGCACAATTGGGGAGAAGTATGGTCACAGTAG